The Paramisgurnus dabryanus chromosome 6, PD_genome_1.1, whole genome shotgun sequence genome has a window encoding:
- the map2k2b gene encoding dual specificity mitogen-activated protein kinase kinase 2b, producing the protein MAPKKRPDPIVITGSTEPQTTSTSLDAASEANLEALQKKLDELDLDEQQKQRLEVFLTQKANLGELKDDDFQHICELGAGNGGVVNKVCHKPSGLIMARKLIHLEIKPAIRHQIIRELQVLHECNSPYIVGFYGAFYSDGEISMCMEHMDGGSLDQVLKYARRIPEEILGKVSIAVLRGLAYLRENHQIIHRDVKPSNILVNSRGEIKLCDFGVSGQLIDSMANSFVGTRSYMSPERLQGTHYSVQSDVWSMGLSLVELAIGRYPIPPPDPKELEGIFGRALIDVGETHGTSPRPRAPGRPVSGHGPVMAIFELLDYIVNEPPPKLPLGVFTPDFHDFVTKCLIKNPADRADLKMLTNHTFIKRSEVEEIDFAGWLCKTVRLNQPNTPTRTTPE; encoded by the exons ATGGCTCCCAAAAAGAGACCAGATCCCATTGTTATAACTGGAAGCACAGAACCGCAGACAACTTCCAcatctctagatgctgcatcaGA AGCGAATCTGGAGGCCCTTCAGAAGAAGCTGGATGAACTGGACTTGGACGAGCAACAGAAGCAGCGTCTGGAGGTTTTCCTTACACAGAAAGCTAATCTGGGGGAATTGAAGGATGATGATTTCCAGCACATCTGTGAACTGGGAGCTGGAAACGGAGGTGTGGTCAATAAAGTTTGTCATAAACCCTCCGGTCTCATCATGGCCAGAAAG TTAATTCATCTGGAGATCAAGCCTGCGATCAGACATCAGATCATCCGAGAGCTGCAGGTTCTGCACGAGTGTAATTCTCCGTACATCGTGGGCTTTTATGGGGCGTTTTACAGCGATGGAGAGATCAGTATGTGTATGGAGCACATG GACGGAGGATCTTTGGATCAGGTTCTCAAATACGCTCGCAGAATTCCTGAGGAGATCTTGGGAAAAGTCAGCATAGCA GTTTTAAGAGGTCTTGCTTACCTGCGAGAAAACCACCAAATTATTCACCGAG ATGTGAAACCCTCAAATATTCTGGTCAATTCTCGCGGTGAGATTAAACTGTGTGATTTTGGAGTAAGTGGGCAGCTCATCGACTCGATGGCAAACTCTTTTGTGGGCACACGGTCCTACATGTCG CCAGAGAGATTGCAGGGCACTCATTATTCAGTCCAGTCTGATGTGTGGAGTATGGGTTTGTCTCTGGTGGAGTTGGCCATCGGTCGCTATCCTATCCCTCCACCTGATCCTAAAGAACTGGAGGGCATCTTTGGCAGGGCTCTTATAGATGTTGGAGAGACACACGGCACCTCTCCACGTCCCAGAGCTCCAGGCAGACCCGTCAGTG GTCATGGTCCGGTAATGGCCATATTTGAACTGTTGGATTATATTGTCAATGAG CCTCCTCCTAAACTCCCACTTGGTGTCTTCACTCCAGATTTCCACGATTTTGTGACCAAATG TCTTATTAAAAACCCTGCAGACAGAGCCGACCTGAAGATGCTTACA